The Elaeis guineensis isolate ETL-2024a chromosome 3, EG11, whole genome shotgun sequence region GGCTACCTTTTTGGTGGCTGGGACAGGATGAGTCGTGGCCAGACAACGCCTAGCAAAGACTGTCGCCATCCACTCCTCATTTTATAATTCCACCCAAAGGGGTATATGTATGGGAGCCAAGGGCATGACGCTCCTCACTCCTTGGTCTTCTTCCCTAAACAATTAAACCTTCAGTAACAGCTGCCCATCTCTCCATCTCCCTTCCACTTAGAATGGCCAGCATCCAGTCCATTCGCAAGGCACAGAGGGCCAACGGCCCGGCCACGATCATGGCCATCGAAACTACCAACCCTCCTCATGCCGTCGACCAGAGCACCTACCCCGACTTCTACTTCCGAATCACCAAAAATGAGCACAAGCTCGAGCTGAAAGAGAAGTTCAAGCGCATATGTAAGAGCTTAATTTTTGCATGCCTTGCTTCCTCGTATATTTTTGCTTATAATACATAAAATCAGTACTTGGGGACGTTCGCCTATCCCAGCACTCCTGCTTAGAATGCATGCATGATATGGAGGGAGCCGGAGCCTTCCCTAGTTCCCATCTTTCTTctcaaaagaaaaatgaaaaaaaagaagggaatctGGAGGGAGCTGTTCGTATATAATACATTTGTATCCAAATCATGTATGCATTCATATCCATACCCTCTCAGGCTGTTCCAGATTATCTGTCATAATTCCAGTATTTCTTCATCTTCCTGTTAGTGCTTGGCATCATCCAAGCTTCGACAAGACTTCGATTCTCTCTCTTAAACTAACCCCTATGTGCTCCTTGATGAGGAACAAAATGAtcgatattattattattatctaaaTTAATGAATAAAAGATATTACATGAGTCTCCCGTTTCTTGATGCTAGTTAATCTGTTGCATCATTTTGAAGGTGAGAAATCTATGATCAAGAAGCTGTACATGTACCTCACCGAAGATGTCCTCGAGCAGAACCCGAACATGTGCGCCTACATGGCGTCCTCTCTGGATGCCCGGCAGGACATCCTGCTGGAGGAGATGCCGAAGCTAGGGAAGGAAGCCACCATGAAGGCCATCAAGGAGTGGGGCCACCACGAGTCCAACATCACCCACCTCGTTGTCTGCTCCACCAGTGGCGTCGACATGCCGGGGGCTGACTACCAGCTTATCAGACTCCTCGGTCTCAACCCATCCGTCAAGCGAGTCATGCTCTACCCCCAGGGCTGCTTCGCTGGAGGGACCGTACTCCGCATTGCCAAGGACCTCGTCGAGAACAACAAGGGTGCTCGCGTGCTTGTTGTATGCTCCGAGATCACTGTCGTTACCTTCCGAGGTACCGACGACATTCACTTCGATAATCTCGTAGGCCAGGCTCTCTTCGCTGATGGTGCAGTGGCACTTATCGTCGGAGCAGATCCAATGCAAGGTGTTGAGAGGCCGCTCTTTGAAATGGCTTCGGCAGCGCAGCTGATATTGCCAGACAGTGAGGGGGCCATCGAAGGGCACctcgtaaaattttttttataattttttttaaaattattaactataaaaattaatttttatcgtaaataatgttATTAGTAAAGAAAAAATACGTCGCTAATACTCCTGCATTCAATCAATATCAAATCAACGTCTCTTCGTGCGAAACCACGCGAAATCCTTATTtccccctctcctcttctttccatGATCTCTCTCGCTCTCCTTAAGCTCTCCTCTCTCCGTGCTCTCCCCTCCACCACCGTCGTCCACCGTCCGACCGCATCGCCCACCGTTTGTCGTTCGCCGAAGGTAaagtttttcactttttttttgtgttgatctAGCCACCGAGGGGCGAAGCCATCCGCCGGAGGGGGGGTTTCGTGGGCTGTCGACGACGCCATGGGATCAGGGAGGGGTCGATCGGCGAGGAGGGGGTGGGATCCAAATGGGGGTGGGGCGGGATGGTGCCAGAGGGGGGATGGGGTCGGAAAGGGGGTGGCCGACGGCGACGAGgttggggagggggtcggtcggtggGGAGGTTGTCGGTCGGCGGGGAGGGTGTTTGGGGCATAGGCACGTGGGATGGGGTGGGGGGCGGGATGGGGCCGGGGATGGGCCACCGGCAGtgacggggatggggtcggggagggggcggtcGGCGGTCGGGGGAGACGAGGCCAGGGAGGGGGCGACAATGGGGAGGGGTTTGcacggtggggagggaggaagggaagagagaaaggagggggaaaaaaagaaaaaaaaagaaaacaaagaaaaaatagaaataaataaaataaataaaatattaatcaaatattttattatttaattaataaaaataaaatctaaatcatgATCCGAATTGGATCGATGTCAGAATCCAGGTTGAGACCTCGATTCAGATTGAGATCCAGATCAAGATCTGATCCGGACGGTGCAGGGTCTGTGACAGCGTCAGCATTGAGGGAGTGGGGGCTGTGGGAGGCCAAGTTCGGGCGGTGCAAAGTGTGTGACGGCACCAGCACCAGTGCCGTGGGAGCGGGGGTCACGGGGGCCGAGTCCAAGCACTACGGGGTGTGTGACAGCGCCGGCATCATAGTAAGGGCCATGGGAGGCCGAGTCTGAAGCTCgttcagaaaaaaaattatttttaaaaaaatatttttaaataaaaaatatttttaaaaaaaaataaaaaattttaaaataaatttagataaaaatatttaaaaaaaatcatcgagTCCTCGGGATTAGGTTTTATGTTATTATTttgcgttaatattattttgcatgctcaactgcttatagtttattttatatttgttgcataaatttattttatatttattacttgctcaactacttatagttttcattattattatttaatattatattcatttatatatcaaaagtTACAAGTATGGCATTaggagacagacgatgatgtTCGTGTTCGCTGTCTACCTCagaggctgaggcaccttcatcgatttcTACTGCCGCACCAGTTCCATCATCAGAAGGTCCTGCACTGGTGGGTCCCAGCGAGACAGGTCCGAGTGAGACGGATCcgaatggtattattatattttttatataataaaatttaattcttttatttggatagctatcatactaatgatttatttattattgtttcaggccagtcttcatcgatagtgaggcgagggtgaggtccatcgaagaacttcGCTCTAGAGCGTTAGAGATGCGAGCACCCGAAACAGTAtctccgtatcgagataccacccgactacaccaggcccattaggagatagtgcgagccgtggcagactaagctgggcattatatgccgcagctatgcccccatgatgcttttcgattggcgccATGTTCTACCGGCTCAGACAGAGATTTTCTAtacccacttacagataaaataaattatattatgaatatttaatttacatagtattcttctaatatttgttattggcaaggTGTATTCAACATCATTGAATTTTAGGAGGATCGTGTGCGGCGAGCagtggacactcatttatcgttgcatttcaaggattatcgccatcacatgcatcagcattagtACCATATGATGTAGGATCATGGAGAGGAGGCAGTGCGGCAGCAGCCCTATggtagcatcactatggatgattggactgtcatatgccggcattacgatgATTCGACATATCAgattacacatctaaacttttttttttttttgagtttaatgattgaatcatttattcttaaattaaatttattatttactaatttgactgataactgtacagagaagatgtgcttAGAATGCTGCGAATCAGACGAGACAGACCGTACTGCAtggtgggggttcgagatcgttcgctcgtcacatggagcacatgacagataatttttaatttttaattaatatataattttctagttatttaaaaaaattttaattaattattctcaaattacagagagatgctgagagtgacgagcttcttggtaggatcgatatctactagtGGACCTACCAGtgacggtcaggagagtggaagacggggagccaggagctctttataagttttttcaattattttttcattcacagtctgatttttattacaaaattaaaatagctataactttaatttttaggactgtatgacagacatgagatcccagccaaCCCCTGAGGGTTCGaccacacccacagatgatgagatctgtgatcagatgcttggtacgagatcctattatattaAGAATCTAGGGTATGAGATCACTACTCTCTCATCCTCACACTCGTCTAGGGCTAACATCCATTTTATCTGTGAGGCTCGATTGACGGAGGTATAGAGGCagactgtcgaggatcgacagcggactgagcagcgagctcaagagttgggtgcatgcgtcgacgagtatcagcagcttcagatccagatgatggagtggatggcacagatagaacagacgatacagctgatgaggcagcaggaAGCCGGTCCGAGTTCTTTCGAGCGCTCTCTttccccagctcgttctccaaATGCCGACGCTTGATGGCTTCTtcatatagttttttatttttatttcaaatatgttataattttaatttaaaataataaaataataaaatttatttatgaatttattatgcaaattttttatttttattttttatttttaatttataaaaaatattataaatataaattaaaaatatatattcataaattatttttttaaaaaaatatatttaaattattagcgatgaaactatttttgatgaaatattggttgtcaaaaatattttagtatgataatttaattttttaataaatacaaaattattaaaattttatataaaattaatagcgacgaaaatttattcatcataaataattattagtgacaaaaatttttgtcaaaaattattatatttatgacgtaaattttatgtcactaatattatttaaatttgatttttaaaaaatttattattaaattaatagcgatgaaaaattttcattgcaaaaaatgttatttgcgatgcaaaatttttcatcgctaaaaatttttaaaaattttattttaaaaaaattttaattaaattaaaaatgatgaaaatattttcatcgctattaattttttatttatttacgatGTTATAATTCgtagcaaatattttttttatgattaaaattttttatcaaaaattttttaacaatgaaaattgttgggtataaaataccccccagtcgaagttcgtgtcaggagtgatccTCCCGGGAttttaccgacgtccgaccttcgacgacatctttccgaacctctccgacggtcgagcctccgcaacgttctcaagtcctgccgacggataaacccccaccagtgtcgaccgggTTCTCCACGAcgaacggactccatccaagtttctacggtggccgACCACCTTCTacacttcgcccgagctcctatgggagccggacttcttccccgaactccgactgcaggtaaacttcgtccgagctcctacgggagccggacttcttccccgaactccgactgcaggtagacttcgtccgagctcctacgggagccggacttcttctccgaactccgactgcgggtagacttcgtccgagctcctacgagagccgaacttcagccccaagctcttatcgcaggtgggcctcatctgaattctgacaagggtcggactccaggcccccaccacaagcggtctCCTTCGAAttcctactacaagcggtctgctctgaatttctactacgaacggtccacgttggatttctactgtaagcctccacctgaacttctattgtgaacgaattcctttcgaacttctattgcaggcaggcttcggccgagcttcctcgacaaatgatccccatccggacttctacggagaccggactccgatcgaacttctgtagcagatagattctggacgaactcctATGATGCACGGACTCCAGCAACcgaacccctccagtggatgaacctctccagcgccattcgACATCCacggtcggtcgaccttctgtcgaattctgtgtgaaaccgaacttcgtctacgAAAAGCccttgaccgagctcctacagcgaatggccctcgcctgcagtactagcgcccaaagcacccaacggtagaaggctcgccagcaatcgagcttcggccgacaggcctggactccctggcaggccacagtaatggccatgactctgctccacttcctgcgatggattccgcgcagctccaccactctctggtaagtcacgacaacagacactactccagtccccgcgacaagctccacgtggctctgaacagcccctgatgccactactctccgcaacaaactccttatggcctggaacagcccactaccaggcggttacaaacgtcgctatcagtctgttgcaccctccacctataaaaaggggatcccagataagttattctctaagctctaatttctatctcaaaactctgctaaaatttccgttcgagcactccattcttgttgaggcagagaactgacttgagcgtcggagggtcttgccggagcacccccaactccggtttagactttctttgcaggtcccgatggcgaccgcgactcgctcgactccagcttctccgacgccggcagatttttgcaccaacaggattggcgctagaggaaggggggctgtcttcgcagtacccttgttcttaaaggagcactcaacgggaccaccttcggtcatcttctccgacatcctcttctccttcctctactggATCTTCGCCCAATAcctccccacaaagcatccacccggcgatccacagcctccgcggccagatctcaggctccggcctcacctccagtttcccaggctcctcctcctcctccgacaacggcggttggcacggagcaattcgacctactggttcagcagatcagaggcctcactgaagcggtgcaggccatgcagcagcagcaacagccgcaggcgtcagtgcgactggagagaacgtcgtcggaactccaaaatccgacggtaggatgggccacttgggccagtcgcctcgtctttcccagaaagatgaatccgagggtggagagccctcagtcggatcatgattctactcctggaagatctctatctccattctgtcagaagaccctcgagacccgtagtcaagaggatttcctggatcgaaagctccaggagatgaaccggcagatcgaagaactccgccacgctcccctcgcttatggtgaggacatttgtactgaccctccgttctctcaaatgatcatgcaggaatcgatcctgccaaacttcaagctctctcaatttgaaagctacgacgggacttcagacccagttgaccacctggagaccttccagataatgatgctacttcatggcgcgtcggacgccatcctgtgctgagctttcccatccaccttgaaaggagcagcgagaaactggtactcggcgctgaagtcgggtaccatcttttccttcgatcagatgagccaccagtttgcagctcattttgttagcagccggcgtccttggaggggctcggagtccctcatcaacatcaagcaaagggagggggagtccatccgagcttacgtcaaccgtttcaacgtcgccgcgttggaggtctgaaacttggaccaatcgttcGTGATGGCCACTCtaaaaggcggccttcaaaagaacgaccttctattcttcctggaaaagaagtaccccagggattttgccgatttgctggctcgagccgaagggtacgctcgagcagaagaagccttcaagatgaaggatgaggagaccgagagagagcggcaggcgggagactcgagtaagcccgcagtcgaaaaaggtccgagagaagctcggccacgttctcgaactcctcccggatacaaatgcgcccagactcctccccgagcgcgcgggcagagaagcccggagtgcagggttcgatggggctctcctccaggaagattccgccgctatgcccccctcaacgcgtcgaaaacccaggtgctgatggaagtcagagagcagctcccaaggccagaaaggatgcgcacacacctcgggaagcacaatcctaacaagttctgcctctaccatcgtgaccacggccacgacacagaggaatgcattcaactccgagacgagatcgaggagctcatcagacgagatcggctcgacaggttcattcgacgtcggtctgagggtagagaaaatcggccaagggccctgccacaacctgagccgccgaggagggaagagcagcccggagatcgacctccaattgggatcatcaactccatctctggaggaccttgatgggGAGTAGACCTcctacagccctgagatttgaaaaacctgtaaatatattgcgaacgacttcgctttaaattaagattcctttcagatttgcatatctttctctttttgcatgaacttgtaacgacaggggataaccccttcagacaacgaaaacagaTCCTAATATGGGCAaggccgaaggcccgattatttttagactggatggggggagaggccctacaatgcccttatgtgcccccacagccatgttagggacaggaggagaacctcgccctaacatgagcaaggccgaaggcctgattatttttagatcggatggggggagaggccctacaacgtccttatgtgcccccacagccatgttagggacaggaggagaaccttgtcctaacatgagcaaggccgaaggcccgattatttttagaccggatggagggagaggccctacaacgcccttgtgtgcccccacagccatgttagggacaggaggagaacctcgccctaacatgagcaaggccgaaggcccggttatttttagatcgaatgggaggagaggccctacagcgcccatatgtgcccccaccgccttATTAgggaaggaggagaacctcgtcctaacatgagcaaagtcgaaggtccagttatccttagatcggatggggggagaggccctgcaatgcccatatatgcccccacagccatgttagaaacaggggaggaacctcgtcctaacttgagctgaaattgactgcatcagaaataggagaagaacctcgtcctgacaccaactaagatCCGACCATTCGAGAtctgataagaaagaagagaaccttctcgacggcccttctacgctaccgcgacccCGTAAagagctagggagaacccttgcttaAAAGGAGGAAGGAGATGTGTAGAAAAAGCGGCGGACTACACCAGCGAAAAATGGAAGCCAAACCataccaaagacacaaaggaTCTCGTCTCCGtgaaaaaggagaaagagaaagggagaTCTACGGTCACGAACGAAAAGGCAAATTAACACGACGacggctaggaaccttcaaacaatgtcgacgtcgaacaaatcaaaaAACACAAGAAATTCGATAATGACGACCTAATGCAAAAATGAACAAGGAACTttcggacaacatcgacatcgaacgagatgaaaaatgaaagaagtttggtggacgacaattcaacacatcgcgcgggcaaggtaacaaaaatcttcttttcatttcgttagcaaggtatgcgttacagagcacagaaggccaaaaagagaaaaaaaaatggcaaaagaagacacatagaaggacgaaaggcaaaaagagccctaagggggcccggcttcttctgacttcgaactttcggcttcgaccctcatcagggagtgccttaagctttcgacttcttcttccaattctttctccctcattagcatcttcatatacctccgatgaaatcgttggctttcgttctatgcctctcggagcctctttttcaggacctcggattccgcctccgcatccttgaccgtctgctgctcgtataccagctggatcttcaactgctgcagctcagccttcccctccccaagggcgatggATAGcccttctatggttcctctcagggattggagttcgtcgggatcttGAACAGGAGCAAACTGGGCTCCTTCGGATAACTACctttggaggcgggcaacctcgtcggtcgccgtcctgagcttcctcctatagtcgtccacctgcttgcaccagccggcccggtacgcattATAGTTCACCTCAgtgtcctggagctgttgctgaaggtcagagaacttcttcgaccattctcgatcgctgtcggcccgagtcgaaagccaggatgagcttccttccaactggtcgatcctttcctgtgcagccgacagctccgctctaagagagctgatcttggaagcttgagcccaagatcgatcgctggcgtgcttcttatgttcctcgagctccttctcgaagttcgctttcctccgactatactccatgatccccttcacgtggaggttccgaaagtaggtggcctccgcagtggcctcagagtggctctccctcagtctgcgaagttcgtcctccatcttcttcgacttttttgttaaatgacgaactttcttccttagatgtcggatcgtggacttcagcggaactccttggggcaagggaagcgcttcggcaggacactgccatcgggagacaaaagcgtcaaggcgcgactcattgcagaaaaaaaaaagagaagaaaagaaaagagtagagaagccccccataaggagaaacccaattttattgattgaatatttttttaaagacaaaagggaaaagagaaattgcagtaaaagaaaaatacaaagtcagaggtctcaaacctccgaagtaggagttggggagctcggtgttcttggaagggggctgcggtggcagcggcagcAGGAGAGGGccgggcttcatcttcagatgcctcgtccaagaagctgaagtcgagctcgaaaaatttcttgaccatcttctcttggcagagctcgaatcctttgatgaatgcatcttggccgaacttgacgttcaggtccctcatctcagcagaagccttgaactcctccaccgcttggaccctggcctccgagatcagaaccggaATTTGCTTCGtcaaatttgtgacctcggcctccgccttcctcaccatctcctccgaggcctgcttttctttctcaagagcctcttggaggttggctacctcgacaGCTTTTTTCTTGAGGTGGGCGGCCTCGGTCCGGTGgccctcctccgcctggatggcatccctcctcgccttgttcgtcgcctcgatgttggcgaggagctggtgcccgatctgcaagggcggccaggaggtcagaatgaaagttgagaagttaattgaatgaaggagcgaggggaaggaggaaagtgaatctgtttacctcgagaaaggaccctgagagtcccaaacccgctattcgggatcggcgcgaacgatcctctggacgacttcgggcaggacgcacccgtcgaccagtcgctttatcaggtccctgtcattaaagggattctccaccggctcttcctcggagccgtgggattcttcgatggcggctcggcggccgctgaccctgcgggccaccgtcttctttctcctccccctctcaacccctggcacctcctcgaagcgggcccccgaGGCGGGAACCTcggcgggagaactccttgaagaggcccggagaACCGGAGGCTcagcgtctgaaggaacatcgaccgtgagagccgcctgggcaggcgtggccgagctcgtttcCTCCATTCTGGCCTTTTTTGCAGACCCGGAGGCcgcagcgccttttcttttgtgaaccttgaggcccctggcaagcatccgtactgcttcgacgtccattcctaaaaaaaaaaaagagaaagagagaaaaagagatcagcaatggagtaaaaaaggaagaggtgacgtgcagttaaaaaaaaaaggggggagagaagaagaagagaagaagaaaagaagaagaaaggaaagatgaaatactcgcaggatccaggggactcaagccgatgttaaacagaaactgctcctaaagaaggttgggaagggaaggagttggataactaaggagcttccggacggcctgaaggtcgtccttccccaggctaggagcccgacggacagagtccctcaaggagctccaagggggcaatcccaactTTAAGGTTGGGCATTGGACGtggaggtacttccccttccagttatggatagaagagggagcacctttcagtaaccccttcttgccgaattggggggagaagtaccaccagtcttttgctgaggggtgg contains the following coding sequences:
- the LOC140856315 gene encoding polyketide synthase 1-like translates to MASIQSIRKAQRANGPATIMAIETTNPPHAVDQSTYPDFYFRITKNEHKLELKEKFKRICEKSMIKKLYMYLTEDVLEQNPNMCAYMASSLDARQDILLEEMPKLGKEATMKAIKEWGHHESNITHLVVCSTSGVDMPGADYQLIRLLGLNPSVKRVMLYPQGCFAGGTVLRIAKDLVENNKGARVLVVCSEITVVTFRGTDDIHFDNLVGQALFADGAVALIVGADPMQGVERPLFEMASAAQLILPDSEGAIEGHLPPRGEAIRRRGGFVGCRRRHGIREGSIGEEGVGSKWGWGGMVPEGGWGRKGGGRRRRGWGGGRSVGRLSVGGEGVWGIGTWDGVGGGMGPGMGHRQ